One Mycobacteroides abscessus ATCC 19977 genomic window carries:
- a CDS encoding 2-hydroxyacid dehydrogenase: MSLSGENHRVRVLAHFPSGPRVLEQLAPHADWLDVRFCAEDDDNTFYAELPGADVLWHVLRPLSADDVAKGERLRLIHKFGAGVNTIALDAAVEHGVAVANMPGANAPSVAEGALLLMLAALRQLPRLDRDIRSGNGWPTDQSLGESVRDIGSCTIGLVGYGNIAKSLEKILLAMGATVLHTSTRDDGTAGWRGLNDLLTSSDIVSLHLPLTEASTGMLDSAALNRMKPGSVLVNTSRGAVVDEAALVNALQQGPLGAAGLDVFAQEPVSPENPLLALPNVVLTPHVTWFTADTMTRYLHHAIDNCRRIHEGMPLADRVR; encoded by the coding sequence ATGAGCCTCTCGGGTGAAAATCATCGGGTAAGGGTTCTCGCACACTTTCCGTCCGGTCCACGGGTCCTCGAACAGCTTGCACCGCACGCCGATTGGCTTGATGTCCGCTTCTGCGCCGAAGATGACGACAACACGTTCTATGCCGAGCTGCCCGGTGCCGACGTGTTATGGCACGTCTTGCGTCCACTGTCGGCAGATGACGTCGCGAAGGGTGAACGGCTGCGGCTCATCCACAAGTTCGGCGCCGGGGTCAACACCATCGCGCTGGATGCCGCGGTGGAGCATGGGGTGGCCGTGGCCAACATGCCCGGCGCCAACGCCCCGTCGGTCGCCGAGGGGGCCCTGCTTCTGATGCTGGCGGCGTTACGGCAACTGCCCCGCCTGGACCGTGACATCCGCTCCGGCAACGGATGGCCCACCGATCAGTCCCTCGGCGAGAGTGTCCGCGATATCGGCTCCTGCACAATTGGATTGGTGGGCTACGGCAATATCGCCAAGTCCCTGGAGAAGATACTGCTGGCAATGGGCGCCACCGTGCTGCATACCAGCACCCGCGACGACGGCACCGCGGGCTGGCGCGGTCTGAATGACCTGCTGACCAGCAGCGATATCGTGTCGCTGCACCTCCCGCTCACCGAGGCCAGCACCGGGATGCTCGACAGCGCCGCCCTGAACCGCATGAAACCCGGATCAGTGCTGGTGAACACCTCACGCGGGGCGGTGGTCGATGAGGCGGCGCTGGTCAACGCGCTCCAGCAGGGCCCTCTTGGCGCTGCCGGTCTCGATGTCTTTGCCCAAGAGCCGGTTTCGCCAGAAAACCCACTCCTGGCGCTTCCGAATGTGGTGCTCACACCGCATGTCACCTGGTTCACCGCCGACACCATGACGCGCTACCTCCACCACGCCATCGACAACTGTCGGCGTATACATGAGGGGATGCCGCTAGCTGACCGCGTGCGCTAG
- a CDS encoding SDR family oxidoreductase has product MGTAVQLAGKVVAVTGGARGIGRAIATAFAAEGAKVAIGDIDKKLCENTAAEIGNSAIGLPLDVTDHGSFEAFFDTIAATVGPVDVIVNNAGIMPITPFDDESLESIQRQLDINVRGVMWGSQLAIKRMKPRGGGVIVNIASAAGKAGFPGLATYCATKHAVVGLSESLSLEYEPAGISVVCVMPGMVNTELISGLDTHWLLKTVEPEDIANAVVKAVRRGVFPVFVPKMFGGMYRTMSVLPRSTGKFLTRKLGIQDFMLNAHGSDARKAYEDRASHSGPSTE; this is encoded by the coding sequence ATGGGAACAGCCGTACAACTCGCGGGCAAGGTCGTGGCCGTCACCGGCGGAGCGCGGGGCATCGGCCGGGCCATCGCCACGGCGTTCGCCGCCGAGGGCGCCAAGGTCGCTATCGGCGACATCGACAAAAAACTGTGCGAGAACACCGCGGCTGAGATCGGAAACAGCGCCATCGGCCTGCCGCTCGATGTCACCGATCACGGCAGTTTCGAGGCCTTCTTCGACACCATCGCGGCCACCGTGGGGCCGGTCGACGTGATCGTGAACAACGCGGGCATCATGCCGATCACCCCGTTCGATGACGAATCCCTGGAATCCATCCAGCGCCAACTCGATATCAACGTGCGCGGAGTCATGTGGGGCAGCCAGCTCGCCATCAAGCGGATGAAGCCGCGCGGCGGTGGTGTGATCGTCAACATCGCCTCGGCCGCGGGCAAGGCGGGTTTCCCCGGGCTCGCGACCTACTGTGCGACCAAGCACGCCGTGGTGGGCCTCAGCGAAAGCCTGAGCCTGGAGTACGAACCCGCCGGAATCTCGGTGGTATGTGTGATGCCCGGCATGGTCAACACCGAGCTGATCTCCGGCCTAGACACCCATTGGCTATTGAAAACCGTTGAACCAGAAGATATTGCGAATGCCGTCGTGAAAGCGGTACGCCGGGGCGTCTTCCCGGTTTTCGTTCCCAAGATGTTCGGCGGAATGTACCGGACCATGTCGGTGCTACCGCGCAGTACCGGCAAATTCTTGACCCGCAAGCTCGGCATCCAGGACTTCATGCTCAATGCCCATGGATCCGATGCCCGCAAGGCCTACGAAGACCGCGCGAGCCACAGCGGGCCCAGCACCGAATAG